From a single Salinirussus salinus genomic region:
- a CDS encoding DUF7097 family protein, protein MEKTDAGTSVGVADPYAHVDRCDHLTDEGRCRFAVKHGDRDPAFADARSAEEFRCPVVADGADRTPKVADETPESGDGSNLPGPWDWADCPHFRSRQHDRECVRCGLAEVRLAHGDERPLLEEHHLSYADGSGGGGLGDDDGNDDRPGHEITVYLCRWCHSKVHDSWARVDDDASPDPEAIAAREARRSREQDEMGFESAADRFDRG, encoded by the coding sequence ATGGAGAAGACCGACGCCGGGACCTCGGTCGGCGTCGCGGACCCGTACGCCCACGTCGACCGGTGTGACCACCTCACCGACGAGGGTCGCTGCCGCTTCGCCGTCAAGCACGGCGACCGCGACCCCGCCTTCGCCGACGCCCGCAGCGCCGAGGAGTTCCGGTGTCCGGTCGTCGCCGACGGGGCCGACCGGACCCCGAAAGTCGCCGACGAGACCCCCGAGAGCGGCGACGGCTCGAACCTCCCCGGGCCCTGGGACTGGGCCGACTGCCCGCACTTCCGCTCGCGCCAGCACGACCGCGAGTGCGTCCGCTGTGGCCTCGCCGAAGTCCGACTCGCCCACGGCGACGAGCGCCCGCTGCTGGAGGAACACCACCTCTCCTACGCCGACGGGTCCGGCGGGGGCGGTCTCGGGGACGACGACGGGAACGACGACCGACCCGGCCACGAGATAACGGTCTATCTCTGTCGGTGGTGTCACTCCAAAGTTCACGACTCCTGGGCGCGGGTCGACGACGACGCCTCGCCGGACCCGGAGGCCATCGCCGCCCGCGAGGCACGGCGGAGCCGCGAGCAGGACGAGATGGGCTTCGAGTCCGCTGCCGACCGGTTCGACCGCGGGTAG
- a CDS encoding enoyl-CoA hydratase/isomerase family protein — translation MSDDVTLDVTDGVATLTLDNPEKMNALSPGIVAGVDRALGEIEEHDDARCVVVEGAGDAFCAGGDIGGMSEREDVSGHERAQGVIESATSVAGGLYDCDLPTVAKVDGYCVGAGMGVALSCDVVLASEDATFGLAFRNVGLSLDYGTSYFVTQAVGPYKAKELALTAEMLSGEEAEELGLVNHAYAPGEFDAKADAFVETVAEGPTVALEYSLNNIDRAARRTVEEAIEAESQAQSFATQTRDHEEGVAAFAEDREPEFEGR, via the coding sequence ATGTCAGACGATGTCACACTCGACGTAACGGACGGGGTCGCAACGCTGACACTGGACAATCCGGAGAAGATGAACGCGCTCTCGCCGGGGATCGTCGCGGGTGTCGACCGCGCGCTCGGGGAGATCGAGGAACACGACGACGCGCGGTGTGTCGTGGTCGAGGGCGCGGGCGACGCGTTCTGTGCCGGCGGGGACATCGGCGGGATGAGCGAGCGGGAGGACGTCTCCGGCCACGAGCGCGCCCAGGGCGTCATCGAGTCCGCGACCAGCGTGGCCGGCGGGCTCTACGACTGCGACCTGCCGACGGTCGCGAAGGTCGACGGCTACTGCGTCGGCGCCGGGATGGGCGTGGCGCTGTCCTGTGACGTGGTACTCGCCAGCGAGGACGCCACCTTCGGGCTGGCGTTCCGGAACGTCGGTCTGAGCCTCGACTACGGCACTTCCTACTTCGTGACCCAGGCCGTCGGCCCCTACAAGGCCAAGGAGCTGGCGCTGACCGCGGAGATGCTCTCCGGCGAGGAGGCCGAGGAGCTGGGTCTGGTCAACCACGCCTACGCCCCAGGAGAGTTCGACGCCAAGGCCGACGCTTTCGTCGAGACCGTCGCCGAGGGGCCGACGGTCGCCCTGGAGTACTCGCTGAATAACATCGACCGCGCGGCCCGGCGGACCGTCGAGGAGGCCATCGAGGCCGAATCCCAGGCCCAGAGTTTCGCAACCCAGACCCGGGACCACGAGGAGGGCGTCGCGGCCTTCGCCGAGGACCGCGAGCCCGAGTTCGAGGGGCGATAG
- a CDS encoding enoyl-CoA hydratase/isomerase family protein, with product MAAEIHTDLSEGAFTITMDEPDRGNPLSRATYRELCGALEEADGTDARCLVLEGAGDAFSTGADIESLGSEDEPPTLEERVETIQTHEHRFARELIEHDLPSVAKVDGAAIGDGACFALACDIPLASERARIGFSHARFALSMDCAGSYVLPRLVGRGVAMELALTGEIIDGERAHELGLVNHVYPDEEFEERADDLIEQLATGAPVAQKQIKRLIRRGYDRELDEVLLDEATSQVVAADTDDYDRAAEALRAGEEPTFEGR from the coding sequence ATGGCCGCGGAGATCCACACCGACCTGTCCGAGGGGGCGTTCACCATCACGATGGACGAGCCCGACCGGGGCAACCCCCTCTCGCGGGCGACCTACCGGGAGCTGTGTGGGGCCCTGGAGGAGGCAGACGGGACCGACGCCCGGTGTCTCGTGCTCGAGGGAGCCGGCGACGCCTTCTCGACGGGCGCGGACATCGAGAGCCTCGGCAGCGAGGACGAGCCGCCCACCCTCGAGGAGCGCGTCGAGACGATCCAGACCCACGAACACCGCTTCGCGAGGGAACTGATCGAGCACGACCTCCCGTCGGTCGCGAAGGTCGACGGCGCGGCCATCGGCGACGGTGCCTGCTTCGCGCTGGCCTGTGACATCCCCCTCGCGAGTGAGCGGGCCCGGATCGGCTTCTCGCACGCCCGCTTCGCGCTGAGCATGGACTGTGCGGGCTCGTACGTCCTCCCGCGGCTGGTCGGGCGCGGGGTGGCCATGGAGCTCGCGCTGACGGGGGAGATCATCGACGGCGAGCGCGCCCACGAACTCGGCCTCGTGAACCACGTCTACCCCGACGAGGAGTTCGAGGAGCGCGCCGACGACCTCATAGAGCAGCTGGCGACGGGCGCGCCGGTCGCCCAGAAACAGATCAAGCGGCTGATCAGGCGGGGGTACGACCGCGAGCTGGACGAGGTGCTTCTGGACGAAGCGACCAGCCAGGTCGTCGCCGCCGACACCGACGACTACGACCGCGCGGCCGAGGCGCTCCGGGCCGGCGAGGAACCCACCTTCGAGGGGCGCTGA
- a CDS encoding DUF192 domain-containing protein encodes MRVVHEPARGGRGAESRVLATEVERPESALANAKGLRFRAEFPEGHAYVMDVGRSNSLPGLGGARRTVVDMLFVRVPLDVVWLVGEEVVGVDRLRPWRGVAAGKADTIVELPAGTAEDVAVGDTVQVVDERGRHDGA; translated from the coding sequence ATGCGCGTCGTCCACGAGCCCGCCAGGGGCGGGCGTGGCGCCGAGTCCCGAGTGCTCGCCACCGAGGTCGAACGCCCGGAGTCGGCGTTGGCCAACGCGAAGGGGTTGCGCTTCCGGGCGGAGTTCCCCGAGGGTCACGCGTACGTGATGGACGTCGGCCGTTCGAACAGCCTCCCGGGACTCGGCGGCGCGCGCCGGACCGTCGTCGACATGCTGTTCGTGCGGGTCCCCCTGGACGTGGTCTGGCTGGTCGGGGAGGAGGTCGTCGGCGTCGACCGGCTCCGGCCCTGGCGCGGGGTCGCCGCCGGGAAGGCAGACACCATCGTCGAACTGCCCGCGGGAACAGCCGAGGACGTGGCCGTCGGCGATACGGTCCAGGTCGTGGACGAACGCGGCCGGCACGACGGGGCGTAA